The DNA window TTCGAGCAAAGTCCTGTgatctttattttctctttcCCATCGCGAGGCACCGGAACGGAATCTCGGGGACTAGAGCTCCGCGGCCCGGGCGAAGTACCTCAGATCGTCGTCCGCCAGGCACGCGAGGAGGACGTCGGTGCACGTGGGGGGCAGGGGCGGGCAGAGGAGGGGGAAGCAGAGCAGGAAGCGGTCCTCCAGGACCCTCCGCTCCCGGACCTCCTCCAGCCGGACGAGGAGGAGGTCGCCGAAGAGCGGGAAGTCCCGCGTCAGGAGGTCCCGGTCCGAGAGCCGCCGGATCGCCCCGTCGGAGAGGCGCCGGGCCAGGCGGGAGGGGTGTCGGCGGGCGAGGTCGCGGAGGGAGAGGCGGGACCCCTCCACCCGGGCCTCCCTCATCTCGGCCTCATACTCGGAGAGCAGACGGACGCCGCGCTCCTCGTCATCCTTCGAGAGCCCCATCTTCTCCCAATGTATCTCGATGAACCTCCAGATGTACGTCGCCAGGAGCATCCTCGCCACATCGTCTTGCCCATACCACAGGGCCCAGTACAGGGGACAGCGTCCACATCCATCTTCAGCTTGCAGACGTGCACCCCTCGACACCAAGGCTCCAGCTATCCGCGCGAGACCTATTATAGCAGCAGAGTGCAGGGGGGTGCATCCAAGACGGTCCGGCTCGTCACATCCGGGGGCGGCCTCCAGCAGTACCTCCGCCGCGGCCTCCTTCTCCGAGCACACGGCGCGATGGAGGGGCGTCCATCCCTCTTTGTCTTTCGCACTTGCGTCCGCCCCTCCCGCGAGCAACATACGGACGACATTCACAAACCCACTCTCGGCAGCGCGATGCAGAGGGGTGCTCCTGTAATTATCCGCGACATCCGTGATGCAGTCCGCATCCACCAGCAGCTCCGCCGCGGCCTCCTTCCCACACGACAGAGCCATGTGGAGGGGCGTCTCTCCATCCATATCCCTCGCCCTCGTGTCCAGTCCTCTGTCCAGCAGCGCCCTAATTCCCTCCGTATCTCCGCTCATTGCTGCACGATGTAACGCGGTCCGCCCGTACTTTTCCGTCTCTGACGCACCTCCGTCCTCCGGCCGACGTCTCCTGGAAGAGAGAGAGATTCAGGTTCCGTTCAAACTGAAAGCGGAAGGGTTCTCGATCACTTTCCCACTCCCGTTCACATGAAATCTTATTTGAATGATCTCTGGACTAGTAAACCTCTAAACTAAAAGATAActtaaatctaaacatatttaGCTTGATGCAGGTACGTCACATTTTGATTCAATGTCCTAAATTCTTACCTCATCATGAATTTTACTGGATTGAAGGTTGAGAGACAGCACACGATTTCGACCAAACTATATTTATTAAGAGTTGATTACAGTTTACACGTGCTTGAgtggaaaaatgaagcaaaagTCCCTGACCGCCACAACACCGGCAGCTTTACACATTGGACAACATTCTGTTGCGTCACCAAAAGCAAAGGTAGTAAAAAATGGAACAAGGTTCATTTGCATAAACACTCGTGATTTAACGTAGTGACGTTAGTCATTAAACATGAACACAAAACATGGAGAATATTCTCTTTAAATTATCTATTTTCAGTTTCCACTATCACAATGATTTATAAGTTGAAACTAGGGTTTATACGCAGATATATTTTTCGTTTAAAGTTTGTCCCCTACGATACGATCTGGGGCTCCTCTCTTTTAGTGTTTCATTGAATGTGTAGAACGACTCGTATACACCCTACATGAAAGtagaaaggttttaaaaattatttttaaatgcatttaatttgtttttgaggAAATGATTTGTGAAAAAGCTCGATTCATTGTTCTGAAACAgcatttcataaaaatgaataaagatgCAATGTTACTAAAAAGAACTGTAGAGCCGGATATCCGAATTCGGAAAACAAAGCGCAGAATGTCCGGAATCCGGTATCATCGCTATCCGGCGCATCCCTAGTATGCATGCTAAGAAAACTGCATCGATGAACTGTTTTCCAAATATTACGAGAACACTTCAATGTATTAGATCTTCACCTCTTTCTACCCATACCCCCTTTAAGTTTGCATTCGTCCTTCACGGCTTATGAgatctagagccgctatatagacaggccgacgcatcagcttcagtttagcctttttggatcggatttttcattgttgcactacCAGGGTTACCAtaacaaagtttcggatttcgccaaatttgccgaaaatattactttatttaataaacaattcacgtgtcgctaataatcgctcgcagtgaaccaCCACCAGACGccattactcgccagaaaagacaaccactcaaacactcgCTCCGATCCagaaaggctgatcttaagctgatgcgtcggctcgtatatataggggccttaatgaGAGCTAAAAGGAGGGGGAACGTCATTGGGGCTGGAAAATACGTCACGTGTAGCAGTGGCGTGGCTATCCCATggtttttttatttgggggggggggggggttcggcgggcatttaatttttcactttatatACATACTAGCTGTACCTTCACGGCGATACCCGTGCAAAGAATTAAAAGCTTAAACTAATGCTCCATAACATTAAACTATGTCAACAGTTGCTCCGAAGCATAAAATAATCCCCCAACTCAATTACTTTACctcactagaaagtcgcccgtcatggtatgaggGGTGGAAATTTGCTTAGATGTACATTTCAAAGCagcgattgcctgtttggggatattttggtagttttaagtttaaacccaaactccagtggattgaccCTTAACTCTggtagatagcggtcattgttgaccacttttacgtttcttcattctcccggaatgagtcttaccagtcaaacagttaagtgaccggatccagttcagtcttgtcacgataaagcatttccctgcatgttaaacatgaccaaaacacattatcaaatgatcatgccgtggcgcgagtttcattgtttaaaCACGCGCGTTATTCGACCATCGGCTATCTAAATATATAAAGGTGATggagtttctttctttctttgtactCGATGGACAGAAGACCCCATNNNNNNNNNNNNNNNNNNNNNNNNNNNNNNNNNNNNNNNNNNNNNNNNNNNNNNNNNNNNNNNNNNNNNNNNNNNNNNNNNNNNNNNNNNNNNNNNNNNNtaaaatgttaaaataagggCAAATAAAAACGTTAAAATGCCCGGACCGGTTTCAggggttaatttattttttatcttattttgttttttcaagccCCTCCCCTCATGAGAAGGTGGGGGAACCGctaaacagagattaaaatatgtattccatttcatgaaatttttgcgttgtattttattattcGCCTAAGACGTGTACaactttagaaattcaatttgaaaatcaaactttccaatagttaggATTTTagaagtgagattacttaaaactcccttttatttttttaactgaaaaggaTTTATTTGCTCCCGTTTAAAacttaacaaatagatgttgatcaattcgtgtgctttcaatttttgaaagctgtaacttgagagaaaaacttttttgcaaggtcaaaaaacctttcttgagaggGGGAGGTCGGCCCCGGGTGAcactcatctggtgggtgacaccccaagttaatttcagagtttataaaaaatataaattctataattctgaaaaatttctctAACAAATCCTaagtttcatcaataaaatttaaacacaagTAGGGCACTATGTTGCGGAGGGAGGCCAGGTACAAGTACATCTGCAGGAAATTGTACACAAAATACGGCAggatacagctttgtacaaatagcttttattataccaatatttcttctctcaattttATTGGCTggtttagaattaaccttaacatGATGATGTTAACAtgaagtctttagatttaaaaattaaacatattttatcgGATTTTTGAATTCGTGCTTTAGCgtcaacacttatttgaatttaccgaacacTTTCAGGAGCTTCTTCCCAAGCAAGGGGCCCCAACTTGCTCAagggatacattccttttactattttataactgggatctaagtaaaaaatatattactatttttatgtGAAAGTAATTACTGCAAATGCTAGGCAACAAAACAGTTAGCTGATATTACTATtagttaaagttcaaaaaaaagaaaaaatcaaaacagagaGTCATTTGAAGTAGTTATTAACTAAAAGCGAAAGTTCGATAGATAAAGGAGCCAGCTAGTGGCAAATTTTCTTATGAGTGGGTCCCTATGAATAAATCGAACCAATTGCTAGtcagactttttaaaaatgtaagcagAGTAagtgaaaattagagaaaaaaaaggaagcccggagtcggaatgttttccaacgactccggcttctttaccccaaaatcaatccgacttcACAgccctcactgtaaaaaaattccgaaacgttactggttatttccgtggaacctttcgggattccagaggttttcacctatttcccagtaaaatcaagtattttcgcaaaaaagtttcctgaaattatgcacggatgcagacttctcactggtgtaaaagatattttttgctgccAGTTAAAAGACTGgctgagtgtgtttattaagtgtataggctttaacttaattacggcccgtccagattgactaagttcccaatgggggcaaatatgtcactggatagctgcagtcttgcgaggcaaggaatcttcgtgtagctttggccatggttgctccaACGCTTCCTTAGTAGatcaaggaagaaataatttaatttttagaaggttcacgactgtctttaacaggagagattttccaatacttcagaaaggttactgacttttatcggaaaacgctcctggtttttgcaagatatgttactggttgaaattgggcacatcagctgcctattattttccaggaacgtttctgaatcgtttttacagtccTGCACATAACTAGTTCTGAAGAAAAATCATGCTGACCTGAACTTGGCAGCACAGTCACAAACCTATCCCTGCCCAAAAGCTACATTTACAGAGATTTTATGTAAGCATTAATGCAAGGGTTCTCAAACCTTTTCGACTCGCAGCACCCTTTGAAGATTTACAATTTTCCCACGGCACCCCAGGACATCTATTATGTAAACAACTAATAAGTCGTTATTTTCAGTGGGGTTTTCCCACATCTGCGCGCAGTTCTTGCACATATGTGCAGCGCAGGATCATATCTTCCTACCAAGTAAGTACTCTGTTGTTTATTATAAGGACAAGTGTTAATGGGAGATCCATGGACCTATCCTAcaacaatctacttttctaggttatcaaatctCAGGAAAAAGTGACGACTCACAGAacacttttctttttgaattcgtcaactgcATAATTTAGGTTTCAAGAATAGTgtacaacttttttctttttaaattctactTAAACTTCAGAGAAaccatttaaaaacataattgtcaCTCTTCTGCAACAACTTTTGCTACACTGTTGCCTGTAGTTAAAAATGGCTTGtcgataacgctttatcatcagttaggctttttgATGACAATGAAAGAAGATCTAGTGAATTTTTCTTATACAatcgaacctgtttatctcgaacctgccaATATCGAAAACCTCTATATGTCGAAGAGTTTCATTTCCCCTgtacataaagtattaattcaatacTTTGCCCCATGCttgtctcgaatgaaattttctgaaaacctgtatatctcgaatttcgactaaaATAGTTTTCTTGAATTCGATCCCCAACGATCTTTTTTAACTGGAATTTagagacaaaaagcatttttcttaatattagcagttacataatcctccagaattaaaactttatgtacaagaagcaagttttccagcaattatatccattcggaaactgaggggaaggggacattgttgattagtaaaattgcttccaaagttttactttcgagtcattgctccaattacttatttttagaatttttttcaaaacctctgaTTCTCGAATCATCCATATCTCGAATGTTTCTTCTCTCCCATAAAAtttgagatagacaggttcgactgtattgtattaaaaaatgGAGGATTTGTGGTCAACCGAGCATTATTTGGTGAACTCGCTTTTCTTATGTATTGATACCACGGACACTTCTCGGCACCCCTCCCCTCTTCCTATAGCACCCCAGGGTTTCGCGGCACcccgtttgagaacccctgcgtTAATGCATACATAACAGTTGGATGATGAAGAGAACTTTTGAAATTCGAAAACGGGGATAACTTGGATTTTGATAGCAGGATTTTAACTTCGAGCTCTAACGTGAGGACCTAAACTCCCAACCCCCTGAACTTATACCGTACAACAACTATAAGTAAGCTAAACATGATTAAAAGTAttacaattttaacaaaattcgAACGAAATACTAAATTAGCAAGTTAGAAGTTAAAACCTttatactacagtgaaacctcaataagtagtcgaccggttaagtggtcactccgtttaagtggtcgcttttctttggtcccgacaaaGTCTCATTCACgttaatgtaaaatgatcctcctttactggtcaccaaatttagttttgcccggttaactagtcactcaaaaattgttttctaaaatttcttttccttatcggatcttagaaaatagtatcggacttagttgaaaggctgtttgatagtaatttttccttgaaatatcaATCCTCGGTTCTAttcattcaaagcatacttcttgctgtgactctgccgagtgccgagaatatgaatcaaactctttccagcaagacagacaagatataatacctggagaaagttagtcagtatttaacacaaacaaagtaactatcattagtatttttccccctttttaaaatttccactaatttatagacattgattacataagttattgtttttctcacagtaTTCGACTGctattcattaatatttgtaaggcttttcttccttaattttgcactccacataagtagtcactccgcataagtggtcaaaaatttttggtcccatGAGTGAcgacttattttgaaaaaatgaaatcaaaaacgc is part of the Uloborus diversus isolate 005 unplaced genomic scaffold, Udiv.v.3.1 scaffold_12, whole genome shotgun sequence genome and encodes:
- the LOC129232467 gene encoding poly [ADP-ribose] polymerase tankyrase-2-like; amino-acid sequence: MSGDTEGIRALLDRGLDTRARDMDGETPLHMALSCGKEAAAELLVDADCITDVADNYRSTPLHRAAESGFVNVVRMLLAGGADASAKDKEGWTPLHRAVCSEKEAAAEVLLEAAPGCDEPDRLGCTPLHSAAIIGLARIAGALVSRGARLQAEDGCGRCPLYWALWYGQDDVARMLLATYIWRFIEIHWEKMGLSKDDEERGVRLLSEYEAEMREARVEGSRLSLRDLARRHPSRLARRLSDGAIRRLSDRDLLTRDFPLFGDLLLVRLEEVRERRVLEDRFLLCFPLLCPPLPPTCTDVLLACLADDDLRYFARAAEL